The DNA sequence CAGTTGCCGATCACGACGGCCGTGACCTGCCCGATCGGCAGAGTCCACCCGGCGATCCTGGCGCAGGCGGCGGCGACGGCGGCGCTGTTGGTGCCCGGGGGATTCCGGTTCGGCATCGGCTCTGGCGAAGCCCTCAACGAGCACATCCTGGGCGAACCGTGGCCGCCGGTGTCGCAGCGATTGGACATGCTCGAGGAGGCCGTCGGGCTGATGCGCGAGCTGTGGGACGGCGGCATGACCACCTACCGTGGCCGCTACTTCCGAGTGGACAACGCGCGCCTCTACTCGTTGCCGGACACCCCGGTGCCGGTCTACGTGTCCGGCTTCGGGCCCGAGTCGGCAACGCTGGCCGGGCGTATCGGCGACGGTTTCGTCTCGACCAAACCCGACCTCGACCTCGTCGGCGCCTTCCGACGCGCTGGCGGCGGTACCAAGCCCGCGCAGCTGAGCACGAAGGTGTGTTGGGCACCCACCGAGGCCGAAGCGGTCTCCCTCGCTCATGGCCGGTGGCGCAACGAACTGG is a window from the Actinomycetota bacterium genome containing:
- a CDS encoding TIGR03557 family F420-dependent LLM class oxidoreductase; this translates as MVKFGYFLSSEEFEPHQLISQALGAERAGLDALCISDHFHPWLDSQGQSSFVWSVVGALAMRVQLPITTAVTCPIGRVHPAILAQAAATAALLVPGGFRFGIGSGEALNEHILGEPWPPVSQRLDMLEEAVGLMRELWDGGMTTYRGRYFRVDNARLYSLPDTPVPVYVSGFGPESATLAGRIGDGFVSTKPDLDLVGAFRRAGGGTKPAQLSTKVCWAPTEAEAVSLAHGRWRNELVPGQASQELPLPTHFEQVSELVTEDAVRAMKACGPDAGRHVEVLTPFVQSGYDELYLNNIGPYQDEFFAMYRDEVIPELRRLAAHAAASSAQPGSD